TTGTGAACACAGCTGCACCAACCTCTCATTGTCCAGTATGGCctttctctccaggttgtgtaCAGCCGATTGGTGATCCTGCTTCTCTTGTTCCAGCTGTTCTTTCAAAGACGCCAGCCGAGTCATAAGCTCATCCTTCTGCGCTCGGAACTCCTCCAGACATGCTAACTTCCCAGCTGGAAACACAGGAGAGTCAGGCCTCACAGAGCTCACTGACTTTAGTAACATCAAGCAATGCATGCCACTACAGTAAAGTTACGCTAATGTTAAAAGTCATTTCTAACTAATTGAGAGCACTACCTTAAAATAATGGGGAATTACATAGAGCAGCATCTCTTAGAAAGCTGAAAAACTTAAGGCCCAAGTGAAAACAGTCCAATAGGAATACACTCTATCTCTTCTATTATACCCTGATGATCTTTGCCTTAAGTTATTTGATTAAGTGTGGGACATACTCCTTTGTGAAATTCCTCCCAAAGCTAAATTGGCTATGGTCAATGTACAGCAACAACTTTAACTTTCATTTGTTGTGTGAGATTTTTTGCTGAGCAAGGATTCCTGGACTCAGACTGGATGGTGGTTCAGTGGTTTTTACCTAGGGCCATATTCTCTGAAGTGAGTTTGTCTTTGCTCTCCTGAAGCTCATGGCGGAGAATGCTCATCTGCATCTCAGATGACTCCTTCTCTGTATCTTTGGCTATTTGTAATGCCTGAAGTTTCTCCGACAGGTCCGAGAGCTCCTCCTCTTTCTGGGCCAAGGAGCGTTTCAGATAGAGCACTAtgtccttcttctctctctctacgtTGTTGTAGCTGGTGGAAAAATCTTTCTCCCGAACCTCCAATTCATCACATTTGTGCTGATATCTGAATTAAAGAGAATTAGGAGAGGTTGAGAATTATGAGGCTTTTCCTGTGTCACAGAGTGAGTCAGCTGTTCTGTGGTGCGAAGTATCACATCTGGTTAATCATTTACAATAGGATATTCTATGATCTAAAGTATTGGTTTCATTTAGACTTCCTCATGAGCACAGCAACGAGGACGACTAAATTGAAATAACAGCCTGGCCATTCAAAAGTCAAACAAACGTTACAAACGGTGAAACATTAGTATTCAACTTGCCAGGTAAGTCTAAATTCCTGTACTATTAGGcctaagaaaaaagaaaaagcagtATTGCGGTAAGCTATTATCCGTTTAAATCGCAACCACTGCCAAGGATGTGCTATAGTTCGCAATAAGCGGTGTAACATTTGGCTAGAAGTTTCTCACTTTTCTAGTCGCTCCTCTAAGTCTCGTATTTGAGCCCGGTAAAACTCTTTGCCTTCTTCGGATAACTCTTCATCGACTTTCCCCCCAGATCCAATGCCTTCTTTCTTGCTGGACTTGTCCGCACCTTTCTTTCCATTCTTTTTAAGGGGCATAGCTAGTCAGCTACCACCACCTCGACTAGTAAAGTTTGGGGATTCCAAGCAACGCCAAGACTCCGAGCTGTCTTAGTGTTTCCAAGGACGTGACGTGCGCACAACAGAACGGACGGGACAGCAGCCCGTGGACCTGCAGACGGGTCTCGCATTACTGTTGTCTGTAGCTACAATATTTCAGATAATATTGCGTCCCTTAGATGTGACATGTaaatcaacattaaaatagcaACATTCCATATCGAAATGTTATTGTGCTACAAATGCCAGCCACCACAGTCGACTGGTCTCGGACAGGCACTGCTACGGTTAGTCGAAACGAGAGAATTAGAGTACgagtattagtattagtattagagAACTACTGGAAGGCCTATAGTCTGGGCTGATCTCTTTGCTACTGCATGAGTAGCGTGGACAAAGACCACGCTGTATGTTAACTAAAGTGTCTATCTAACGGTTCTGTCATGCGAAAAATATGCAAGAAATGTTCCATTTCCTCTGTTATTGCCTCATAGTGCCAGAAGCGgattagagaaaaaaaactAGGCCGCATGACAAAAGTGGTGATTAAGTTTCACTGCGAATTTAACATTTAGACGGTATCTTATCTGTACCTTATCACTTAAAGCCTATATCTTGTACAAGTTACAAAAATTCTCCTCCACAAAAGGGAAAGGATTCGTGCTTCTCATTTTCTCGCTTTGTAAATTGTGTTTATTTAAAAGGTCACACACATAAGGGGATctcacagttacacacacacacacacacacacaaagagagagagagagagagagagagagaacatcacTGAAATTATGGATTTGTGACAAGCAAATCATGCCTCAAAAAAATAATTACATGCGGATTTGCAGTTATTGTGGTACATTTAAACTGAGCTGTCGTTACTGAAGTACAGATATTGTCTCGATAATGTAACTTTTTGAAGACGTTACAGAAAGCCCTTAACAACGGCGTACAGAAACAAGTGCACCGTGGTCGTACCGttaaccccgccccctgccggCGCCGTGGTCGTACCGTTAACCCCGCCCCCTACAGGCGCTGAGAAAGCGCGTCTTCGTCTGCGAGCTTGTGGACGTTGCGCAAGTGTCAACTTTGACAACACCAAACCGCACGTTCTCTTAGTCATCGTTATTTGCATGGAATTTAAGCAGTGGATGTGTGCTTTATATTAACCTTTAAGGTAAGATTCTGAAGTTTAGGTCGTTGTAATCACATGAATACATAGGTTACTGCAATATTTTGCTGCGCAACACGTTGCACAGTTTGTTAAGTTATCTCTTCCGTCAGAAATTGAGTGGAATTAGCCAAATTTAGATATTGGAGACGTCAGAAGGCTTGGAGAGAGATATCGTGGATCTTAAGAAACTTGTTTTGCACCGAATGTGGCCGAATCACATAGTGGCCAGTAAGCAGAACCTATGCTTTTGAAATTAAATGTCAATCCGATTTTCTCCCAAGATATTTTCTTAATGTTTTGCATGTGGTTTGCAttggtgttgtttgtgtgtttgtttttgatttgtttgttGCCTTTAACAATGGCCTTGTTGAAAAGTCCAACGTAGTTTTATTACACACATTCTTCTGCCTGTGACTGATTTATGATTATGATTTAAATCAGGCTGCCACGCTTTATTCTCTTTCATCTTGGAATACCATGTCAGCCTTTGGTTGTTTGTGTATTCATTGAAAAACTAAGTATAtatcatgtaaaacacatctataaaatgtttttttcaaggCCATGAATCAAATGTCCTCTATAAATAACTATAAATACATAGGCTAATCCGATTTAGCTATAAACTCTATAAAACAATTTCTAAATTAGTCCAGCCTACCAGTTagaatgtattattattattattattattattattattaatattgtagttgttgtttttgttagtCCCAGAGCAAAGAAGCTTTGTTTGGGGAAGATCACGTCTGTAACTGGGTGGTGTCACACATGTCTGTTTCTGTGCCTGTCATTACTGGCCCTATAAATGTGCTGGGTTGCATAACATCGCCCCCTGATGCTCAGAGGACCCAAGTGGTCCTGGGAAAGATCAGCACAGTCCGCCCCTCTGATGATTTCCTGTCTTGCAGCCTGGCCAGCACACGCACTATACAGGACTTTCCCAAGCAGCTCATAGTCCTTCCAATGTGTCTATATGCAAGACATACAACAAAGCATTTAATCACAAATGACGTCTTACTACATGGTGTGCGATTAATCTGTATTGTATATTAAAATcgaattgtgttttttcttattTAGTTATTCAGAGTCCATGGAACATGTTGGTGAATATGTGATGGTGAGCTTGCACCCTTTTTTTCTCATAAAAAGCTAGAATGACGTCCAACGTTCAGTTTTCAGGCTACTAAGATAAATTGTTGTTTGCCAGACTGCAGGGATGTAAATTTCAGCTTGAAGTGTGTTGCTTTTTCTGTATTTGTTGTACTGAAATTCTTTCAGAGAATCCCAGACACAGAGGAATCCAAGCTCTGAACAGTAAAGCTCTAATTGAATTAGGATGGGTGACACAAAAGGGTTTGGCCCACCGCCAGTGTCTTCAGAATGCAAGCAGTCAGCCTGGGTTTCTATAGGCAACCAGCCATTCTCAGTTGGACTGCTTATTTTACTGTAACAAAAACAGTGATTCTTTAATACTTGGTGCCTTCGTCTTATCAGAACACTAATTATTGCAGCCTTGTTGCTGTTGATGTCCCTGGACTATGTCAAAAACACAAATTGCTTTTAGGATATATTCAGCCTAAATTGTCACACATTAGGTTTGCAGTTGTGAATAAACATTGATAAATATGCACGTTGGTTTTGAGTGTGGGTCCTGCATTCATTCCTCTTTTGTCATGCGTCCTTGTAATGATGTCAAGCTAACCTACTTCAGAGATATATTAGCCAATTAAGCACTGGAACACAATGACGTCACCATAACAACTGGCTAAAACTGTAGATTTTAAATGTGAAATCCATCCTGTGGGAAGAGTAGCTTCATGTCGGAGAGCAGAAACATGTACAGATGGTGCATTTTTCATGTGGAGAAATGATTACAGCGATTTCCAAATGAGACCATTTCTCTTTTTTCTGCTTTTGGAAGTTTTCAAAAGAGGCGTGCCTGTTGGACACACCGGCGGAGAAACTGAGGAAAGAACTGGAAGAGGAGCTGGCACTCGGCAACAGCAGTTTACAAAGTCATGGCTGGTACCATGGACGCATACCTTGGGAGGTGAGTCAGACCATTAGACCGGAATCAAATTGCATGGTCTTTATGTCAGATGTTTCTGTGCTGAAGCCATGAATTATGCCATCCTGAACATTTAACTAATTGCTCCCAAAATAGATGCGAACAAACAAGGTTTTTGGCTGGTTTAAGTATTGTCTAGGCATGTCTTTGAAGCATTTCAGAGAACCCTTTGTCCGTAGTATGCAGTCCAAGAGTAGAGGTCATACTTCAGGATGTTCAGAGATGTGCCCTCCTGctgtgcatgaatgtgaggAACATCTGGAGTGCTTCACAGGAGGGCTAAGGCCCTGTCACTGTTCTTCACACCACAGGTATCGGACTCCCTGCTGCACCGGGATGGGGATTTCCTGATTCGGGATTCTCTCTCCAGTTCGGGAGACTACGTCTTAACCTGCCGCTGGAATTGCCAGGTTCTCCACTTCTTAATCAGCAAAGTTCTCCTCAGATCCAGTGATGAGTACACACGGACGCAGTATATTCTGGAGGGAGAAGCGTTTGACTCCATTTCGACCTTGGTCCATTTCTATGTGGGTAATGAGGCTCCCATAACCAAGCACAGTGGGGCACACATCTATACACCAGTAAATAGGACACTCCCACTGTGCTATCTGGAGGCGATGTTTGGCCAGGCTCAGACCAGTCCAGAGGGGACTCCGTTAAACTCACCTGTGCGTGGGAAAGCAGGCCTGAAGAAAAGATCTAGTGTTGCAGTGACAGAGGCTCTGGAAATAGAGCTAGTTAACCCTCAGAGGTGAGATGGACCTTGATACATTCCTCAGTTATGAATTGCTAATCTAACCGTTTATGGTTGGTTtgagttttaaaaatgtttcaCTTTTGCTATTTTAATGAGGTATGGCTGCTGAggggtgtgtgtttattagtgtTATTTCACACTCTTACCACAGGGAGGCAGTCAAGAGCTTTGTTGGAAACCTCAAACAGCACGTCGTAGTGACTTCATCCCCCACGCCACTGAACACACGTAAATGCAGTTATTCTGTCTGCACACAAGCTTGCACtgtaaaaatacattaaattatTAAGCTTTTGTGTTAAATGCATTTGAACTGTGAAGTCTGTCCTTCTCTTTGTAGTCTGCAGACGGAGAAGGAGTCCATCGTGCAACAGGAAGTTTGTTGTGGTCCCCTCATCTCCCGTTCTGGAAAGACCCAATGAAGCACAGCTTTATCCCTCCACCACAGAAAATAGTGCAGTGAACTGTTTGGAGCCTACACTCAACATCTGGTCTACCATGACACAGTCCTGTCACAGTACACCAGCAGAGACCAGCACCCTGCTGTCCAGCTCTGCCATCTCCCCACACAGCCATAGTCCCGTAGGGCCTCCCCACAGTGGACAAGAGGACCAGACTGTGCCCGGCCTCGTGGAGGAGGACAATGGGGATTATTTAATGCCTCTCGTTGTTGAAACAGCCTCTAGTTTCAGACCCAGCATGTACCAGTCACCCCTGTTGCCTGCAGAGAACAAACCCCTAGAAACAAGGGTGCTGAAGAGAGTTAAGAAAGTGCTAACAGATGCTGATACAAAAGCCATTGCCATGCACATCACAAAAGTCGACTGCATGGTAGGGCTTGTTATTATTATCAGGGGGATTCAGCTTTCTTCAGATAATGTTCAGTAGGGGCACAATAATTGTATTAAAGCCGGCAACTGTGTTAAACTGGGGGTCCTTTGTTAACCCATCATGTATGGCAACCcacaataacaaaaaataacatAAACAAATGGACCAGCCTGTTCTGTTGTCATTGCTATTTTCTTATATtggctcattttcatttaatctACTTCATAAATAATGATGTTTTTTTAGATGGAAATGGCTTTGAAGGACATGAAGTGTTTACACATGTGTTTACACATTCTGGGCCTCTGAAGTCTTCTTTAATGTACAGGTTTCTCGCATACTGGATGTACCCAACGAGAGATCGACGGGGATGGGAGTGAGTTCTGGAATGGAGCTACTTACTCTCCCTCAAGGGCACCATCTCCGACAAGACCTGCTAGAAAGGTCTTTAGTCACACTTTGCTGCTTCTGGCGGTGGCTTCTATAGCACTTCATGATGCAAGACCTTAATTGGTCGTTGTCTCTCTCCCCAGGTCCCACACCATGTCTATCATGCTGGCAGTGGAGATACTGGGTTGCACAGGAAGTGTGGAGGAAAGAGGGGCCCTATTGCACAGAGCTATCTCTCTGGCCTTTGAGCTGAAGAGCAATCTGGGaaacatgtttggctttgctgcGGTTATGAGAGTCTTGGAATTATCACAGGTACAGAAGAACTTAACACGTTTAACACAGAGAATTGTCATAGTTGTTAACAGGACAATATGCAAACTAACATGGATTTATAACAGTGTAATGTTATAAATATTAAGACTTCCTCATCCGTACTTCTCCTAATCTTTCTCTAGATTGCTCGGTTGGAGAATACGTGGATGGTTTTACGTCAGAAATACACCGAAAGTGCTGTCCTATATGAGAAAACCCTCAGGCCGTCATTGAAGAGAATGAATGACGGAAAGGGTATCCCGACACCTCTTTAAAGTAGACATAAAGCATCAAATATACCAGCATCTGTCTTTTTGGCTTGTTTGGTAGAACTCCTGTGTTTTAATTAATACTACGTCCACTCAATCTCGCTCTTGTGATATTTTCTTTGAAGAGGTCTGCAATCTTTTGGAGACAACTATTCCTCATGTGCTCCCTCTGCTGGTCCTACTGGAGAAGAGCACGGTCACTCTGGAAGGGTCCGAGTCATGGGAAAGTCTGGACGCCGGGATGGACTCTGTGCTGTGGCATTTGAACACCGCACGGTCCATTGCATGCCACGGGGACACCTTCTCCTCCAACGCAAAGGCAAAGCTACAAGGTATGATGTGTCTCAGTCCATTTATTACACAAACGTATTTGACATTTATATATTAAGAAATGGCGATGCTGTCTTAAGATATATACGATGTGTGCTTTTTTTTGTTGCTTTGTTGTCAAACATATAAATGAGCTAAATATGAACGGATTCTAATGGCTGCCAACAGGTTTCCAGGAGCATCCAGACATTCTGGAAGTTTTCTTGACGGAGTTCCAGATGCGACTTCTGTGGGGGAGCCACGGAGCGGAGAAGAGCAGAGACGAGCGCTATGAGAAGTTTGACAAAGTGTTAACAGCCCTGTCCTACAGGGTGGAACCTCCTCAGCCAGTACAATGACCTAAGGAAAAATCAACCTCCTTCTCAATTTCAGACAACAAAccatgtatttgtttatttctttgttttttatGCCATCCTATTTAAATAATGTAGGAAAAATTGTATGCAACTGACTGAACAACAggactgaaaaatattaaattattcATTTTTAACTTTTATATGATTTTTGTAAATAGTGTAGATAAAAATCTTTTGAAATGATTAACTTTTAGTTTGGCttacatataataataatcagtaaTAAATGTCTTTATAAATTACACATCTATTATTATAAACTATATTATTTTATACTGACTATTTTGGGATTTTGCAACTTGTTTCTGATTAAATCAGTTCTTGACTGAATTCCCAATGGTGCTTCCTTGTATTCTTATTACTATACAAAGATTATTAAACTATATTAAGAATTGGTAACATTTATGCTTAACATTTATGGTGTAATATTCCCCAAGTTGACAAAGGTATCTATGTACCCTACATCAAGCATCTAATATTTGCAAGCTGTACCTAGGGCAAATCAAGAGCGTTAGATATCGTGTGACATTATTAGATATTGAATAATTCCGCATTCGCGTGGCATGCAAAGGGCGCTCATTCAACATCACTTCGATTATATCAGAGACTTTTGTAATGGTTTCTAACTGCAGAAATGAACTTTATCAAGTGACTCACGTACCTACATGAGTGCCAGCGTGTAAACGATTTCAACTCAAGTGAACTTGGGACTCGTTTATTGatttgaataataataaataataatgtagGCCTACGTAATAATATGGTTTTTGCCCATCATGCATTTTACGACAGCGATATGCAtcccgtatatatatataatatctgagaacgaaaaataaatatttagctCGAAAATACAACTTTAAAGCCTCTAGTGGCTGAATCAAACATAGGCACAACTCTAACATCCAGCCCAAACTGTGGTCTGAGGCAGGAGCTATAATGTTATTGTCACTGTTGTTGGTGTGTTTTATAACCACAGTTAAATGTTTTGAGATGAAGGCAATATATTGTACTATATCTGACAGCTGTGACTGTGACTTCAAGCCGAACATACAGGGTAAGAAAGCAAATGAATCTTTTGCTTTTTTGCACCATGCTAGATTGCACTGTGGTTAGCTGGGCTAGCCATGCTAGCTGGGTTAGCTACGTTAGCATTGTTAGCTAGCTGGGTTAGCTACGTTAGCAAGCTTAGCATGGTTAGCTAGCTGGCTTAGCTTAGTGCCGCGGTATACAGTAATATTAGTTAGCATCTTTCTGTTAgctggctaactagctagctattaAGACATGGATCTAGATGATGGCTAAGGTTAACATGCCAAGAATGGCCGTTTTTTGCTGCGGCCAGAAGGTGTTATTTGTATCGGTGTGTGAACTGTCCCGTGTTCGTGTTGTAAACGCGTGTGGCGGTACGTTGGTTCAGGTTCGCTGGCTAGACGCGTCTGCCCTGCACTCAAGTTGTGTGGCCGATATTTATTGCTAACTCGCTAGCCAAGTAACGTTATTTTAACAACTTATTTATGGCTTTAGTGGGAAATCCAGTTATTCCAGGTAAATAACTAGTTGGCTAGTAGAGATTATAGTCCACGTTAACTTATCATGAGGTTTAAACTTGGTGAAATTGTATTCTTGGCCGAAAATAAAGTTCACTCTTAGTCGCTTTATTAGACAGCTAATGTAAATGAGGAGTAGAGTTATCCAGCTTTTCTTTTTCGTTTTAGTCTATACGCTTCGCAAGATCTTCCCAGTTAAAGTCTGATTAGATGCAGAATTAGAAACCTTCAAAACAGTAGCTATTGCTTATATCCTTATTCAtgtgttttttcccccttcGCGCAGGCTTGGAGTGGGACCTTTATAAAAATTTATATGGGCAGCATCTGGCACAAGATATTGTGTCGGAGTCGGTAGTGAAGTTCCTGCAGACCGAGAACCCAGACAGACCACTGGTGCTGTCGTTCCATGGGGCATCAGGGACTGGTAAAAGTATGGTCAGTACCATGCTGGTCCGCTACCTTTATGGGACAGCCATGGGAAGCCCATACATCCATCAGTATGTCCCCACGCTGCACTTTCCTTTAGCTGACCGGGTGAAGCAATACAGGGTATGGCatcttttttttagtttttttgcagTAATAATTTCCCATAATTTAATAAAGTAATAATGTGTGCAAAAACagaaaattaattaataaacgAAATAATTAGTGTTGACGCCTCGATGGCTCTCTGAGACAGTACAGCGTGTTGAGACGGTATTACTGGCTGTTGCATCTTTCAACACATTTTTCCATCACTCTTGTACACAGTCAGAACTGAAGCGCTGGGTGCAAGGTAACCTTACAGCCTGTGCTCGCTCAATTTTCATTTTTGATGAGATGGAGAAGATGCCCCCTGGAGTGATTGATGTGCTAGAACCATTCCTTGGGCCCTCACATGTTGTTTTCCAGACCAACTACCGCAAGGCTATCTATGTTTTTATCAGGTGCGTCTATACGAGCCGCCGTTTGCAGGTGTTAACTTCAGCTTGTTACCTGTTTGTATGATAAGGTGTTCGTGTAATGCTTCGTTGTAGCACCGTAGGCGAAGAAGTCATTAACAGAGTCGCACTAGAGAGCCgtcaagcagggcgggacagaGAAGAGATCCAGAGAGAGGAGCTAGAGGGGGCCATTGCTGACGCAGTGTACAACAATAAGAACAGTAAGTGTCTTGATATATCTTGATTTTTGCAGTATCATGCATAACTGTGTAAAATAAGATCATACTGCAATctatttttttaaaaatatttacgAGTAATGTTATGTCTCGTGGCATACAACCAGAAGTCGTGATTTTTGCAGCAGGCTGAGCTTTCAAAGACAAGATATGGTTTTTGTCAGTTTTGTATATATGCATTTTTTTCCAGGTGGATTCTACCATTCCTTAATAATTTCTGAAAAGCGAATAGCTCATTTTGTGCCCTTCCTGCCTTTGCAACGGCGCCACGTGGAGCGTTGTGCCCTGCGAGACCTCTGCCAACGGGGTGAGTGCCAGCGCAAAGACGTGGCAGTGGCAGTAGGGGGCGCCATGTCCTACATGCCACAGGTTGGCCAACACTTCTCAAGCACAGGGTGCAAGCTAGTACCTGCCAAAGTCAACCTTTTCCTCTGAGGACTGGGGCGCAATATCTGCGGGTACACGTGAACGCCAGGCCAGGTGGGTTGCTCCCTGCACATCCGCAGGGTAGACAGCAGACTTCTATGGGAGCATCAGCGCGTTAAGTGACCTGGACTGAAAATCAGACTCGGAGGTCTGACTTGACTATTGAGTGGGGATCTTGGAGTCCTCATACAGACGCAGACTGAGACCTTGCCGGCAAGGTCCTCCTCCAGGAAGCAAGCAGCGTGTCCATTTTTGTTCCGTGTGTGCCAAATTATGTGAAGGTTTGGAGCACATGGACGGGTTTCCATCAGCATGAGGGATTTTATAAATCAAAAAGGAGCAGCAGCTTTATGGTGTCCAGTATTTTATCCAAATCCGTATGATCTTTGGAGTGTATTTAGGATGTTTACATAATTTATAAGTcaggaatcttttttttatgCAAAAGGAGTCTTGAGGAATCAGGTACTGTATTTTATGTCTTTACCAATAGATGGCAGTATTGTCACATTTGGACTGCTCAAAtccttcagttttttttttttttttttttttctgatttataaTTTAATTGTGTATAGGAAGGTTAATTCTTTCATACGTCATATGTTTTGATAATGAAGTAGTcttttttactgtcttaatatTCGACTAAATGCACCATTGCATTGCAATTTGTTTCAGTTGAAATTCCAGCTGTTTTGTTAAAACACACCATGGTAATTCAGTTTTAAATTCGAAATCTTGAAATGATCTGCATTAATCTTTTCAAAGACAGAATGTGAAAAATGGCAGTGTAGGCCTAATATAATTTCTTGGGACATGTATTTTGATATCCATACTTTTTTCTGAGCTATGCAGTTATCTACTTGTGCATGCAGTCAGGGACTCTGCTGGTGTGATTGCTGCTTAACACGAAGTGGAGAAAGAAAAACTGTGTCCAGAAAACAAATCACATTAAAAGGCCATTTCATTTCCTGTTGTGAGGAGTTTTTCAGTCTTTCTTCAGTCTCCCTTCATCTGTTGAGATCATAtgcttttgcttttatttatttacctttCTTGTTTCCCATGTCCTTTACCACCTTATaactacatatatatatatatatatatatatatatatatatatatatatatatatatatatatatataagactgAACCAAGAACAGCTCTAAGATGATTTATATGTAAATGTACTTATATTTGCTCTCTTGATATTTTCTGAAAACAGCACAATGTTTCTTGATCAGTTTAACTTACGATGACATTTAATGAGTAAAATGAATGCTGACAGTGCAGGGTCTGATCCTGTTCATATGAACCCATCTTCTGGAAGATTTCTGCTGGATTTCTCCATTTGCCTTCTGTCACAGGAAATTAGCTGTTTCTCAACAGGAAATGAAGAGGTATCAGTTCCTAGGAGAAGAACATTCAGACTCAGGGAGGTAGACCTGAAGggatttttttaaacacaagagaTGAAGAAAGGTTTTTCAGTGGAGGATAAAGTTCTTACAAGTCATCTTTACTCTTTGTTACACCTGAATACAAAGCCCTAGCATAATACCCACTTTGACGACTTCATCAGTCCTCATCTTTATGTACATCGAGACAGACCGAAGAGAATCGCCTCCCTCTTGGTGCCCTTTGACCTCTGGGTAGCGTTTAAGGAAGGATTTTCTAATGTTGCAATTCCTTTGCAAAAAGCTGGCCAAAATAATGCCGGGCTGATCCCCTTTTCACTTCCCTGTTCCCAAGCTTGACCTCCGTGCCCCGGTTCACACGCTCTCCAGGACGGCTGTCCTCGCTCGGTCTCCGGCCCTTCCATTCGGACACGTCTCCCATCCATATCAGGTTGAAAAAAAAGGCACCTCGCCACCTCCCCGTGGCGACAATGGCCCGCACCCCCCCGcgcgccccccctcccccccaccaacATCTGTGAGCTCCCCTCTGTCTCCTCATTTTCTCCCTAACCGCTCCATTATTGGCTGCCTTTCACTTGTAAATGTGGCcagtcacagcagtgatggGGCTTTCATGTGCGTGGCCGAGGTCAGGGGAGAGCCAGCGGCCGGCTGGGGGGTTGGAAGAGGGGCAGGAGAAGGCCATGTGTGGGCCAGGGACGAGGGACAATCGCCACAAAGAGGGAAATCCTTTTGGGGTGCAGTCATTCGGGACGGTTGGCAAAGCCAACTTTTGCTTCCCTCTGGTCAAAGCTCCACTAAAGTACAAAAGTGTATTGCAATGATGCAAGACAACTATTGATGTCCAATGTCTCCCAGTGTTTTGTATAGCTTAGTCATAGCTGCTGTTTATTCTGAGTTGAGACCTAAATATTTCTTAAGACCTTAAGTCCTTTTCTTAATGTCAATATTCACTTCGACGTACGTTAAAATGTTCAATCTCTG
The genomic region above belongs to Brachyhypopomus gauderio isolate BG-103 chromosome 3, BGAUD_0.2, whole genome shotgun sequence and contains:
- the tor2a gene encoding prosalusin; translation: MLLSLLLVCFITTVKCFEMKAIYCTISDSCDCDFKPNIQGLEWDLYKNLYGQHLAQDIVSESVVKFLQTENPDRPLVLSFHGASGTGKSMVSTMLVRYLYGTAMGSPYIHQYVPTLHFPLADRVKQYRSELKRWVQGNLTACARSIFIFDEMEKMPPGVIDVLEPFLGPSHVVFQTNYRKAIYVFISTVGEEVINRVALESRQAGRDREEIQREELEGAIADAVYNNKNSGFYHSLIISEKRIAHFVPFLPLQRRHVERCALRDLCQRGECQRKDVAVAVGGAMSYMPQVGQHFSSTGCKLVPAKVNLFL
- the sh2d3cb gene encoding SH2 domain containing 3Cb, which encodes MEHVGEYVMFSKEACLLDTPAEKLRKELEEELALGNSSLQSHGWYHGRIPWEVSDSLLHRDGDFLIRDSLSSSGDYVLTCRWNCQVLHFLISKVLLRSSDEYTRTQYILEGEAFDSISTLVHFYVGNEAPITKHSGAHIYTPVNRTLPLCYLEAMFGQAQTSPEGTPLNSPVRGKAGLKKRSSVAVTEALEIELVNPQREAVKSFVGNLKQHVVVTSSPTPLNTLCRRRRSPSCNRKFVVVPSSPVLERPNEAQLYPSTTENSAVNCLEPTLNIWSTMTQSCHSTPAETSTLLSSSAISPHSHSPVGPPHSGQEDQTVPGLVEEDNGDYLMPLVVETASSFRPSMYQSPLLPAENKPLETRVLKRVKKVLTDADTKAIAMHITKVDCMVSRILDVPNERSTGMGVSSGMELLTLPQGHHLRQDLLERSHTMSIMLAVEILGCTGSVEERGALLHRAISLAFELKSNLGNMFGFAAVMRVLELSQIARLENTWMVLRQKYTESAVLYEKTLRPSLKRMNDGKEVCNLLETTIPHVLPLLVLLEKSTVTLEGSESWESLDAGMDSVLWHLNTARSIACHGDTFSSNAKAKLQGFQEHPDILEVFLTEFQMRLLWGSHGAEKSRDERYEKFDKVLTALSYRVEPPQPVQ